A part of Desulfobacterales bacterium genomic DNA contains:
- a CDS encoding RnfABCDGE type electron transport complex subunit G has product MREMIKMLLVLTILATLSGGLLAAIRDNTKDRIENQVLEFVKGPAIRSILEGATNDPIVDRFLLKVDEIEHTFFVGVFDGEPRAITFETSGKGYGGDVGLMVGIDVSNNQIMGVGVTTHAETPGMGAKAKTDPSFAAQFKELPLGEPVNVTSDGGSINAISGATITSRAVTSATNDALKIFEKAKPQLTAKLNEFK; this is encoded by the coding sequence ATGCGTGAAATGATAAAAATGCTGCTTGTCCTGACAATTCTGGCCACCTTATCCGGAGGGCTGCTGGCCGCCATACGCGATAACACCAAGGATCGCATTGAAAACCAGGTCCTTGAATTTGTCAAAGGTCCGGCCATCCGATCCATTTTGGAAGGGGCCACCAACGACCCCATCGTAGATCGCTTTCTACTTAAGGTCGATGAAATCGAGCACACCTTTTTTGTGGGTGTTTTTGACGGCGAGCCGCGCGCCATTACTTTTGAAACCTCCGGTAAAGGTTATGGCGGCGATGTGGGTTTGATGGTCGGTATTGACGTCTCGAACAATCAGATCATGGGGGTGGGCGTAACCACCCACGCTGAAACGCCGGGCATGGGTGCCAAAGCCAAAACTGATCCAAGCTTTGCAGCCCAGTTCAAAGAGCTGCCGTTGGGAGAACCGGTCAACGTCACCTCTGACGGCGGCAGCATTAATGCCATCAGCGGCGCCACGATTACATCCCGCGCGGTGACTTCGGCAACCAATGATGCCTTGAAAATATTTGAAAAAGCGAAACCCCAGCTAACCGCAAAGCTGAACGAATTTAAATAA
- a CDS encoding calcium/sodium antiporter — protein sequence MLLYIVLCLIGFVLLYFGAEWLVKGSSSLARSLGVTPIVIGLTVVAFGTSAPELVVSLISSIKGKSMIAVGNVIGSNICNIALVLGLSALFNPIKSDPSVIRRDIPIMLGISLYLLVLSLNSTLGRIEGATLFGGIIAYTFINYYLAKKETRQAGGGEMTAAIESELEDIGYIASRSKQILLVVVGIAGVVGGAQMVVESAVYIMTELGVSEKFIGLTIVAFGTSLPELATSVVAAMRGEMDISIGNLVGSNVFNIMSVLGAASLVRPIPIPGGFFESGLWIDYLVMLFTSFLPWLLMRRTYTVDRKGGALLLACYVGYLTYLIIKA from the coding sequence ATGTTGCTTTACATCGTGCTGTGCCTGATCGGATTTGTATTGCTTTATTTTGGGGCTGAGTGGCTGGTCAAAGGCTCCTCCAGCCTGGCACGCAGCCTGGGGGTGACCCCGATTGTCATTGGTCTGACAGTAGTGGCTTTCGGCACATCAGCCCCCGAGCTGGTGGTGAGCTTGATCTCATCCATTAAAGGCAAAAGCATGATTGCGGTCGGCAATGTGATCGGCAGCAATATCTGCAACATTGCCCTGGTATTGGGATTGTCGGCCTTATTTAACCCCATCAAAAGTGATCCATCGGTCATCCGGCGCGATATACCGATCATGCTGGGCATTTCCCTGTATTTGCTGGTCCTTTCGCTCAATAGCACTCTGGGCCGCATTGAAGGCGCCACGCTTTTCGGCGGCATCATCGCCTACACCTTTATCAATTATTACCTGGCCAAAAAGGAAACCCGGCAAGCCGGCGGTGGTGAGATGACCGCGGCGATCGAATCCGAACTGGAAGATATCGGCTATATTGCTTCCAGATCAAAGCAGATTTTGCTGGTAGTTGTCGGCATCGCCGGTGTGGTCGGTGGGGCCCAGATGGTGGTCGAGAGCGCCGTTTACATAATGACGGAGCTGGGTGTCAGTGAAAAATTTATCGGACTGACCATCGTGGCCTTTGGCACCTCCCTGCCTGAGCTGGCCACATCTGTGGTGGCTGCCATGCGCGGTGAAATGGATATCAGTATCGGCAACCTGGTCGGCAGCAACGTGTTTAATATCATGAGCGTGCTAGGCGCCGCCTCTCTGGTGCGGCCGATTCCGATTCCCGGCGGCTTTTTTGAAAGCGGGCTGTGGATCGATTACCTGGTGATGCTGTTCACCAGTTTTTTGCCCTGGCTGCTGATGCGCCGAACCTATACCGTCGACCGCAAAGGCGGCGCCCTTCTGCTCGCCTGTTATGTGGGATATTTAACCTACCTGATTATCAAGGCATAA
- a CDS encoding electron transport complex subunit E, with product MARSIVQEFTKGLWDEVPPFRLVLGLCPVLAVTKTVENGIGMGVATTFVLVCSNVLVSMLRKVIPAKVRIACYIVIIATFVTVVELVMQAFAYPLFLKLGIFIPLIVVNCVVLGRSEAFASKNGVVRSLLDGLGIGIGFTLSLAALAAVRELLGTGYLTLWKDWGLVYNTFGPAYKPFTFMVEAPGAFVALGLMLCLMNLVGKK from the coding sequence ATGGCCCGATCAATTGTACAGGAATTTACCAAAGGCTTATGGGATGAAGTTCCGCCGTTTCGTTTAGTCCTGGGCCTGTGCCCGGTGCTGGCCGTAACCAAAACCGTTGAAAACGGTATCGGAATGGGTGTTGCCACCACCTTTGTGCTGGTGTGCTCCAACGTGCTGGTATCCATGCTGCGCAAAGTCATCCCGGCCAAGGTCCGAATCGCCTGCTATATTGTCATTATTGCCACATTTGTGACCGTTGTAGAGCTGGTCATGCAGGCCTTTGCCTATCCACTATTTCTGAAACTGGGCATTTTTATCCCGCTCATTGTTGTTAATTGTGTGGTGCTGGGTCGTTCAGAAGCCTTTGCCTCTAAAAACGGTGTGGTTCGATCCCTGCTGGATGGTCTGGGGATCGGCATCGGCTTTACGCTTTCACTTGCGGCGTTGGCGGCTGTACGCGAACTTTTGGGCACCGGTTACCTGACATTATGGAAGGACTGGGGCCTGGTTTACAATACCTTTGGTCCGGCTTACAAGCCGTTTACGTTTATGGTCGAAGCGCCGGGTGCATTTGTCGCGCTGGGTTTGATGCTTTGTCTGATGAATCTGGTGGGTAAAAAATAG
- a CDS encoding NF038143 family protein — translation MTNYRTIWKHEDHQADKVARILLADKKVAVNWKMLLLPVYLYQRFKYKQRLRFTCKNILFTKRLAFEAAKNIDQGKDYAWEFRQIEIKTKDVLNKEKKGFYTEKIRRRQLPEIELLINHYRDLFKSQQTTYAGIIKEQFPSKGQYLSFLTSLQKLEDDVIQASITTMRKGTKTDRRRWFQRVKEATNNIRLAEADQIYS, via the coding sequence ATGACAAATTACCGCACCATCTGGAAGCATGAGGATCACCAGGCCGATAAAGTCGCCAGAATTCTTCTGGCGGATAAAAAAGTAGCCGTGAACTGGAAAATGTTGCTGCTGCCCGTTTATCTGTATCAGCGTTTCAAATATAAGCAGAGACTGCGTTTTACCTGCAAAAATATTCTATTTACCAAACGGCTTGCTTTTGAAGCAGCAAAAAATATTGACCAGGGCAAAGATTATGCCTGGGAGTTCCGCCAGATTGAAATCAAGACCAAAGACGTCTTGAACAAAGAAAAAAAAGGCTTTTACACCGAAAAAATCAGGCGCCGCCAATTACCCGAAATCGAGCTGCTCATCAACCATTACCGGGATCTTTTCAAATCACAACAAACAACATATGCCGGCATCATCAAAGAACAATTTCCCTCAAAAGGTCAGTATCTGAGCTTTTTAACCTCCCTGCAAAAACTGGAAGATGACGTCATTCAGGCTTCCATTACCACCATGCGTAAAGGAACCAAAACAGATCGCAGACGTTGGTTTCAGAGAGTGAAAGAGGCCACTAATAATATCCGCCTGGCAGAAGCCGATCAGATTTATTCTTAA
- a CDS encoding RnfABCDGE type electron transport complex subunit D, producing the protein MLEKRDMLEQQLPLGQKKLIVSHAPFFHSGRSITERSYHTMLAALPALLLGLYHYGMQALGVVCLAISSAIIWELAINLVTKRTITIGDGNAAWLGMLFAMLVPATMPWWAVITGTFIVVVVGKQIFGGIGSNAFHPVALALAMMMLSWGSLLDFDAALLNYDLEFATVYPLAAVKYYGAASADNFNLVDLLMGRQLGGPGATFGLGLIIGGVYLMLRGFIRWEISLTFLAGVYLTATVFNLFNPAQFAPPAFHLLTGYTLIGAFFLATEDSSSPVNFIPMLIYGAVGGIMTVLIRNIGAWVDGVILAILVINLISPLLDKIRPPALGKVE; encoded by the coding sequence ATGCTTGAGAAAAGAGACATGCTTGAGCAGCAATTACCCCTAGGACAGAAAAAATTAATCGTATCCCATGCCCCGTTCTTTCATAGCGGGCGTTCGATAACCGAGCGCAGTTATCATACCATGCTGGCCGCCCTGCCGGCGCTTTTGCTGGGCTTATACCACTATGGCATGCAGGCATTGGGTGTGGTCTGCCTAGCGATCTCCTCAGCGATCATCTGGGAGCTGGCCATTAACCTGGTGACCAAAAGAACCATCACCATCGGCGACGGAAACGCCGCCTGGCTGGGAATGCTGTTTGCCATGCTCGTTCCGGCCACCATGCCCTGGTGGGCGGTCATCACCGGCACGTTCATTGTGGTCGTTGTTGGCAAGCAAATATTTGGCGGTATTGGCAGCAACGCCTTTCATCCGGTCGCGCTGGCACTGGCAATGATGATGCTCTCATGGGGAAGCCTGTTGGACTTTGATGCCGCCCTGCTCAATTACGATCTCGAATTTGCCACCGTTTACCCGCTGGCGGCTGTAAAATATTACGGCGCCGCCTCGGCGGACAACTTCAACCTGGTGGATCTTCTCATGGGACGGCAGCTGGGCGGTCCCGGCGCGACCTTTGGTCTGGGTCTTATCATCGGCGGCGTCTACCTGATGCTGAGAGGCTTTATCCGCTGGGAAATATCCCTCACCTTCCTGGCCGGTGTCTATTTAACAGCCACCGTCTTTAATCTGTTCAATCCGGCCCAGTTTGCGCCGCCGGCCTTTCACCTGCTAACCGGCTATACCTTAATCGGCGCTTTTTTCCTGGCCACCGAAGATTCGTCTTCACCCGTCAATTTCATACCCATGCTGATTTATGGCGCCGTTGGTGGGATTATGACCGTGCTGATCCGCAATATCGGCGCCTGGGTGGATGGGGTTATTCTGGCCATTCTGGTCATCAATCTGATTAGCCCCCTGCTGGATAAAATCCGACCCCCGGCACTTGGAAAGGTTGAATAA
- a CDS encoding putative sulfate exporter family transporter yields MSNGNNRTPLLQNEDWWACFIGWFILLLAVWGVLPATPKIATWTSLTAAFPKGWSTVGTAIVLCLTMGILTFIGGIFMKYDLKNYIPGFTVIFAITVVSMVISKQAFIKKWGISYVLFALAFGLIISNIFKVPKMLKAAGQTEFFVKIGLVCMGATIMFSVVLKAGVFGVMQAVLVATVVWFGTYWICRKFKVSERFSSIIATANAICGVSASIAAGGAVQGDPKEVSYMVAWVLVCAVVLILVMPPIAAWLDLPTNQGGAWLGGVIDNTGAVIAAGEILRDKAGNPSQAAVEAAAMVKMAQNVMIGLVAFLMAIWATMSLEKKEGVEKPGFSEVWYRFPKFVVGFMVASLVVSFIIEPSMGKKAAKAVSKACKSYRSWFFAMCFVAIGLETDFKELVTVGGGRPAIAYWLSQTANAIWTLFISWVLWSGTFITPPILPD; encoded by the coding sequence ATGAGCAACGGAAACAACAGGACCCCGCTACTGCAAAATGAAGATTGGTGGGCCTGTTTCATTGGCTGGTTTATTTTGCTGTTAGCTGTCTGGGGTGTGCTCCCGGCAACGCCCAAAATCGCCACATGGACCAGCCTGACAGCAGCCTTCCCCAAAGGGTGGTCGACCGTAGGGACGGCGATCGTTTTATGCCTTACCATGGGGATTCTGACATTTATCGGCGGCATCTTCATGAAATATGATTTGAAGAATTACATCCCGGGCTTTACCGTCATTTTTGCCATCACCGTCGTGTCCATGGTGATATCCAAGCAGGCGTTTATCAAAAAGTGGGGTATTTCTTATGTCCTATTCGCCCTGGCTTTCGGCCTGATCATCAGCAACATATTCAAGGTGCCCAAAATGCTCAAAGCTGCCGGCCAGACCGAATTTTTTGTTAAAATCGGTCTGGTGTGCATGGGAGCCACCATCATGTTTTCGGTGGTTCTGAAAGCCGGTGTTTTCGGCGTGATGCAGGCGGTACTGGTGGCAACAGTGGTGTGGTTCGGCACCTACTGGATCTGCCGCAAATTCAAGGTGTCGGAGCGCTTCAGCAGCATTATTGCAACGGCCAACGCCATTTGCGGTGTTTCCGCCAGTATTGCCGCCGGCGGCGCCGTCCAGGGTGATCCCAAAGAGGTGAGCTACATGGTGGCCTGGGTCCTGGTATGCGCGGTGGTCCTGATTCTGGTGATGCCGCCGATTGCGGCATGGCTGGATCTGCCGACCAATCAAGGGGGCGCCTGGCTTGGCGGTGTGATCGACAACACCGGCGCGGTGATTGCCGCCGGTGAAATCCTGCGCGACAAGGCCGGCAATCCAAGCCAAGCGGCAGTTGAAGCCGCCGCCATGGTAAAGATGGCCCAGAATGTGATGATCGGCCTGGTGGCCTTTCTAATGGCCATATGGGCGACCATGTCGCTGGAGAAAAAAGAGGGCGTTGAGAAGCCCGGTTTCAGCGAGGTGTGGTACCGCTTCCCCAAATTCGTGGTCGGATTTATGGTGGCTTCTCTGGTGGTTTCTTTTATCATCGAGCCTTCGATGGGCAAAAAAGCGGCCAAGGCCGTCTCCAAAGCTTGCAAGAGCTATCGCAGCTGGTTTTTTGCAATGTGCTTTGTGGCCATTGGATTGGAAACCGACTTTAAAGAGTTGGTGACTGTCGGCGGCGGACGACCGGCCATTGCCTACTGGTTATCTCAGACCGCAAATGCTATCTGGACTCTGTTTATTTCCTGGGTACTGTGGTCTGGCACTTTTATCACTCCGCCGATTCTGCCGGACTAA
- the rsxA gene encoding electron transport complex subunit RsxA has product MGDLIVLAISCILINNIVLAQFLGNCPFLGTSKKMETAVGMAMAVVFVLVMAGVITWLTDRYFLKALGLEYLRTVSFILVIASLVQFVEMFLKKSIPGLYAGLGIFLPLITTNCAVMGACLININEEYNFLEALVASFSYAVGFGLALIMFAGVRERILLARVPRPLQDTAIALVTAGVLSLTFMAFRGMV; this is encoded by the coding sequence ATGGGCGATTTAATCGTTCTGGCAATCAGCTGTATCTTGATCAACAATATTGTGCTGGCCCAGTTTTTGGGTAACTGCCCGTTTCTGGGGACTTCCAAGAAAATGGAAACTGCCGTCGGCATGGCCATGGCGGTGGTGTTCGTGCTCGTTATGGCCGGCGTCATCACCTGGCTTACCGATAGATATTTCCTGAAAGCATTGGGTCTTGAATACCTGCGAACCGTGTCATTTATCCTGGTGATTGCCTCGCTGGTGCAATTTGTCGAAATGTTCCTTAAAAAAAGCATCCCGGGTCTGTATGCCGGCCTCGGCATTTTCCTGCCCCTGATCACAACCAACTGCGCTGTTATGGGCGCTTGCCTGATCAACATCAATGAAGAATACAATTTCCTCGAGGCGCTGGTCGCCTCTTTCAGCTACGCCGTCGGTTTCGGCCTGGCGCTCATCATGTTTGCCGGCGTACGCGAGCGCATTCTTTTAGCCCGGGTTCCGCGCCCACTTCAGGACACCGCCATTGCCCTGGTCACCGCCGGAGTTCTGTCACTCACCTTCATGGCCTTCAGGGGGATGGTATAA
- a CDS encoding universal stress protein encodes MLYNKIMVPLDGSELAECVMPHVEAITTGCKITNVVFVRVVNPIQLPASVPARGEFGFGEEERLQLQKQHTQAAEAYLKRMVANTRLDGVVPNYEVLEGMVADTLAHWAEKNEVDLIVIASHGRSGVSRWIMGSVADRLLRSACVPVLMIRAPGCVPGI; translated from the coding sequence ATGTTGTACAACAAAATCATGGTCCCGCTGGATGGTTCGGAGCTGGCAGAATGTGTCATGCCGCATGTGGAGGCCATTACAACCGGATGTAAAATCACCAATGTGGTATTTGTCCGCGTGGTAAATCCAATTCAATTGCCGGCCAGTGTGCCGGCCAGAGGCGAATTCGGCTTTGGTGAGGAAGAGCGATTGCAGCTGCAGAAGCAGCACACGCAAGCGGCCGAAGCCTATTTAAAAAGGATGGTGGCAAACACCCGTCTTGATGGTGTGGTTCCTAATTATGAGGTATTGGAGGGCATGGTTGCCGATACGCTGGCGCACTGGGCAGAGAAAAATGAGGTTGACCTGATTGTCATCGCCAGCCATGGCCGTTCGGGTGTCAGCCGCTGGATAATGGGCAGCGTGGCCGACCGCTTGCTGCGCTCTGCCTGTGTTCCGGTTTTGATGATCCGCGCCCCGGGCTGTGTTCCGGGTATCTAA
- a CDS encoding pseudouridine synthase gives STVSRSGRTAETQWAIKDQFKQFALLEVTLKTGRTHQIRVHCASIQHPIVGDKVYRPRKLEKTIARQSRRPDEILQVLKSARRQMLHAWRLGLAHPQSDEWMVFESPLPPDMAQLIKQIQEAGL, from the coding sequence TCCACTGTAAGCCGCAGCGGTCGGACCGCGGAGACCCAATGGGCAATAAAGGACCAATTTAAGCAGTTTGCTCTTCTGGAGGTGACGTTGAAAACCGGGCGAACACACCAGATACGGGTGCATTGTGCGTCTATCCAGCATCCCATTGTGGGCGATAAAGTTTATCGGCCCCGGAAGCTGGAAAAAACAATTGCCAGACAAAGCCGCCGTCCGGACGAGATCCTGCAGGTCTTAAAATCAGCCAGGCGTCAGATGCTGCATGCCTGGCGACTGGGCCTTGCCCATCCGCAAAGCGATGAATGGATGGTGTTTGAATCCCCGCTGCCGCCGGATATGGCTCAGCTGATCAAACAAATCCAGGAGGCGGGTTTATAG
- a CDS encoding SDR family NAD(P)-dependent oxidoreductase, with amino-acid sequence MTPYSFDGKNVLVTGASGGLGSAIAKLLADRGAQLVVSSRSEKALDELISQLPQKENARAITADLSQPGEATRLAQEASAVLGHIDVLINNAGVGYFALMEETSEENIRHLFEVNTVSPLVLIKTLLPQMQKRGSGRVVNILSCAGRVPIPTVGVYGGSKSALAVMANTMRLELDPQGIDVINIYPGTVATAFEEHAFREEERPGLCPHDICGEPRFRIAQKVVEAAAGPPGEVWLERAGKWFSTAALIWPNYVDRRLSSLRDQVLEKKSLKKRPWRLFQVESAIACNLKCVMCPWREIAKKSQNRGIMTPEIWDAIRPYLDQVQSVDFTGGGEPLLQPHLPEWIADAVQAGCETGFLSNGLLLKEDKLKKILAAGINWICISMDGADAEMYNQIRVGSNFNRVCENVANISRLRSNKVPKTMLNFVIMDINAHQMEDIVKLADRLGVDQINFKQCDVIRDQEGKGFGLFASEETKEIRRLQKSLDKARRLAKKLDIETTAFAFTPEELAVCEQDPRDSLFIRYDGTVAPCINLALGGPTTFLGEEVTIPSVHYGKLPQDDLMDLWETESCQFYRQIFQERVEKFDNIIMNGLLGSSGSNRVKVMRQAREAMPDPPKGCNVCHYLYDI; translated from the coding sequence ATGACGCCATACTCTTTTGACGGCAAAAATGTTCTTGTCACCGGTGCCAGCGGCGGCCTGGGCTCTGCCATAGCGAAATTGCTGGCTGACAGGGGAGCGCAGTTGGTGGTCTCTTCTCGATCGGAAAAGGCGTTGGATGAGCTGATTTCACAATTGCCGCAAAAAGAAAATGCACGCGCTATTACCGCCGACCTGTCTCAACCCGGAGAGGCGACCCGGCTGGCGCAAGAAGCCAGTGCGGTGCTCGGTCATATTGATGTTCTGATCAACAATGCCGGTGTCGGCTATTTTGCCCTGATGGAAGAGACCAGCGAAGAAAACATTCGCCATCTTTTCGAGGTCAATACGGTTTCGCCTCTGGTGCTGATTAAAACCCTGTTGCCGCAGATGCAAAAAAGGGGCAGCGGTCGGGTGGTCAATATTTTATCCTGTGCCGGCCGGGTGCCCATTCCAACGGTAGGGGTCTATGGCGGCAGCAAGTCGGCATTGGCTGTTATGGCCAATACCATGCGCCTGGAACTTGACCCCCAAGGGATTGATGTTATCAATATTTATCCGGGCACGGTAGCCACTGCCTTTGAAGAACATGCTTTCAGGGAAGAAGAACGACCGGGGCTCTGTCCGCATGACATCTGCGGCGAGCCTCGCTTTCGAATTGCTCAAAAAGTTGTTGAAGCCGCTGCCGGCCCGCCGGGCGAAGTCTGGCTGGAACGGGCCGGCAAGTGGTTTTCAACGGCGGCGCTCATCTGGCCGAATTATGTTGATCGCCGCCTGTCATCATTGCGCGATCAGGTGCTTGAAAAGAAATCGCTTAAAAAACGGCCTTGGCGACTCTTTCAGGTGGAATCGGCGATTGCCTGTAATCTGAAGTGCGTCATGTGCCCCTGGAGAGAGATCGCCAAAAAATCCCAGAATCGCGGTATCATGACCCCGGAAATTTGGGATGCCATACGACCCTATTTAGATCAGGTGCAATCGGTTGATTTTACCGGTGGCGGTGAGCCCCTGCTCCAACCCCATCTGCCCGAATGGATTGCAGATGCCGTTCAAGCCGGATGTGAAACCGGTTTTTTATCCAACGGGCTGCTGCTCAAAGAGGACAAACTAAAGAAAATTCTGGCTGCCGGCATTAACTGGATTTGTATTTCCATGGATGGGGCTGATGCCGAGATGTACAACCAAATCCGGGTGGGGTCTAATTTTAATCGAGTTTGTGAAAACGTGGCCAACATCTCCAGGCTGCGCAGCAACAAGGTGCCCAAAACCATGCTCAATTTTGTTATCATGGACATAAACGCGCACCAGATGGAAGATATCGTGAAATTGGCGGATCGTCTGGGGGTGGATCAGATCAATTTCAAGCAATGTGATGTCATTCGCGATCAGGAGGGAAAAGGCTTTGGCCTTTTTGCCTCCGAGGAAACCAAAGAAATCCGGCGTCTGCAAAAATCGTTGGATAAAGCCCGGCGCCTGGCAAAAAAATTAGACATCGAAACGACGGCCTTCGCTTTTACACCTGAGGAACTGGCTGTATGCGAGCAGGATCCGCGCGATTCCCTGTTTATTCGATACGACGGCACGGTGGCGCCCTGTATCAATCTTGCACTCGGCGGACCGACCACATTCTTGGGAGAAGAAGTCACCATTCCTTCGGTCCACTATGGCAAGCTGCCGCAGGACGATTTAATGGATTTATGGGAGACAGAGAGCTGTCAATTCTACCGGCAGATATTCCAGGAAAGGGTTGAAAAATTCGATAATATCATCATGAACGGTCTGCTCGGTTCTTCGGGCAGCAACCGTGTGAAGGTGATGCGCCAGGCCCGGGAAGCCATGCCGGATCCGCCGAAGGGGTGTAATGTGTGTCACTACCTATATGATATATAA
- a CDS encoding NF038143 family protein, whose protein sequence is MTEDYHKKYKIILEKEESRARTLALSLIKPKQLTVWEILIPVIFILNYVKLKHSREIFIQNQMFTKKMALDAALDMKKKDAPKTAVMAQIDSKTKELVASVPNGIYSDDIRQQQLSEVELLIDHYTALLSAPGMDHAALVTHAYQTAADYSSFLTTLQSAEKAVIDAAHRTLGSKADTQTAAKIESITENMRAAEVNNLYSPPSQP, encoded by the coding sequence TTGACTGAGGATTATCACAAAAAATATAAAATCATACTGGAAAAAGAGGAATCCAGGGCCCGGACACTGGCGCTTTCATTGATCAAACCGAAACAGCTGACGGTCTGGGAAATCTTGATTCCGGTCATTTTTATCCTCAATTATGTTAAATTGAAGCATTCCAGGGAGATTTTTATCCAGAACCAGATGTTTACCAAGAAGATGGCGCTGGATGCAGCCCTGGACATGAAAAAAAAAGACGCCCCCAAAACAGCGGTTATGGCGCAGATCGATTCCAAGACGAAAGAACTGGTGGCCTCGGTACCGAACGGTATTTATTCTGATGATATTCGCCAGCAGCAACTGAGTGAAGTGGAGTTGCTCATTGACCATTACACCGCGCTCTTAAGCGCACCCGGCATGGATCATGCCGCCCTGGTGACACACGCCTATCAAACGGCAGCGGATTATTCATCCTTTTTGACAACACTGCAATCGGCTGAAAAAGCGGTCATTGACGCCGCGCACCGGACGCTGGGCAGCAAGGCCGATACCCAGACGGCCGCCAAAATTGAATCGATCACCGAAAACATGCGCGCGGCAGAAGTTAACAACCTATATTCACCCCCATCCCAGCCATGA
- a CDS encoding NF038143 family protein, with product MEKPKMILIAEEKLAREVTLGVIVTRPLTVWHYIIPGMFIIDFLRRGSALKKYTENFLFPRKLAVDAAQALAQGEPEADVFEHIENDTRVWLNSLDLYSTGLLQAQVGAIKLLADHYGMLLKEDGLSVYALMKAAYQNQENLQTFFEELTAAEAEVDRELLAKKGENEKLKEKILAEQKQLEERRAKIIEEVF from the coding sequence ATGGAAAAACCCAAGATGATCCTGATAGCGGAAGAAAAACTGGCCCGCGAAGTGACCCTGGGTGTTATCGTGACCCGGCCGCTGACCGTCTGGCATTATATCATTCCGGGCATGTTCATCATTGATTTCCTGCGTCGCGGCAGCGCCCTGAAAAAATATACCGAGAATTTCCTTTTTCCCCGAAAATTGGCCGTTGATGCCGCTCAGGCACTTGCCCAGGGTGAACCTGAAGCTGATGTGTTCGAACACATTGAAAACGACACCCGGGTGTGGTTAAATTCCCTTGATTTGTATTCCACGGGGCTGCTGCAAGCCCAGGTGGGCGCTATTAAATTGCTGGCTGACCACTACGGCATGCTGCTAAAAGAGGACGGCTTAAGTGTTTATGCTTTGATGAAAGCCGCTTACCAAAACCAGGAGAACCTGCAGACATTCTTTGAGGAATTAACGGCTGCGGAAGCCGAGGTGGATCGCGAGCTGCTTGCCAAAAAGGGCGAAAACGAGAAACTCAAAGAGAAGATCTTGGCTGAACAAAAGCAGCTTGAAGAGAGGCGGGCAAAGATAATTGAAGAAGTTTTCTAA